One part of the Helicoverpa armigera isolate CAAS_96S chromosome 3, ASM3070526v1, whole genome shotgun sequence genome encodes these proteins:
- the LOC110375122 gene encoding uncharacterized transmembrane protein DDB_G0289901, with product MMELTCAVLLLSASLVTATPYGYGVKGGAAAKAESSAAAGAFGGVGDIPVPIPLGASYSGSFSKSSSSSSSSSSASSSSSSSSFSYSGSGANGLGYNGGAHGNGGCSSGSCPNAGGSGLAVPHGSSSGASGAGLNAGAHGNGGCSSGSCPSAGDHGVSATHGSSSGAAGYGLNGGAHGNGGCSSGSCPTGGDNAVSTPHGSSSGYNTANAAATAGAGAGALSGPGCQGSSCDGSSEKCTSGQCKPTSPSGSSTGSDSQKCASGQCGSGLEGGVSQGDYGSNDIRVVTDSAHNSKDQSSNIDKTSYNAANSDCSNGNCNTAGPLSSKPNYYGAGNSNQGSSAANNQQSSNTNAGVTSHYQKPSTHLETPKLSSKCSSGNCHAEPAGPSGSYDSSPSSYNVPIHGAYNNGAQKPICDGGKCDNQPKGPYSSPNTNTFTTGYQQHSPSADNYVTNGPSYNTPSSNCAGSNCFGSPANQNSGAPTYTPTPAPLNFGQQPSINLPGHAGHTKPTDISKPSPDKLPVYTGGFGGPAGVLNPNEFDVAAPVATGHPSHAHGTGQPSGSYPTGCNSPSCSGYPSAPGSPSAPGSPAAPGSPSAPGSGSPSGSYGHKPSGSTPNDKLPTYTGGFGGPAGMLKPNDYAHPGSSSHNTHSPVNNNGITGCKTGNCGAYSPSASATTGPLSPGYSGSTKPSTGINSNEKLPTYTGGFGGPDGVFNPNKYDTHQTGPTSPAHTPSGTYINPTSGGCTTPNCYSPQGSSASANANVHPIGITKPGSGAHPSTVPSYTGGYQSPPVVNKPNEISATVSGPNYTPTQSQSTPGTYTGGCKTGNCGVYPVSGSSSADANTQSGSFGVTKPAYVNPVNSQYTGGYNDQSGTLKPHQHTPTAGSGAEGCRTPNCVSSPTATGGAISGVDTQAGSNSHGTTKPSGPTYSGGFGGAPGILNPNDYTIPAVGATPNNKPTGVSKPAACTSGSCSPQHPQGSAAHSHNDASSTAHATAAADANAVAYTGGFGGPPGVLEPYDDGKGGAKPAHGGQSHGSHAGGYSSPNANINSAHGTAPGANSGTSGPAGVPGAHGNGAHAGSAAGAAAFAGAVAGASAGSHGYNTHGSSYNHAGNTKGGSPCGGGCGGSTGGAYNGGLSGGAHNTGSGYDFSGGLGSPKLGYSDGLTGSGSLSAATAKSLAGANAFGLGGSFASSSASAHASAGAYTKGGYGKR from the exons ATGATGGAGCTCACCTGTGCCGTGCTGCTGCTATCAGCGAGCTTAGTGACAGCTACCCCTTACGGATACGGTGTCAAGGGTGGAGCAGCGGCTAAAG ctgaaTCGAGTGCCGCTGCTGGTGCCTTTGGTGGCGTAGGTGACATACCTGTGCCTATACCCCTTGGAGCTAGCTATTCAGGAAGTTTCTCCAAATCATCATCGTCcagttcttcttcttcaagtGCTAGTTCAAGTTCAAGCTCGAGCTCTTTCAGCTACAGTGGCTCCGGAGCCAATGGGCTCGGATATAATGGCGGAGCACACGGAAATGGAGGATGCTCATCTGGATCCTGCCCGAACGCTGGAGGCAGTGGTCTAGCAGTTCCTCACGGTTCCTCTTCAGGCGCTAGTGGTGCTGGGCTAAATGCTGGAGCACATGGCAATGGAGGATGCTCTTCTGGATCTTGTCCGAGTGCAGGAGATCACGGCGTATCAGCCACTCATGGTTCCTCTTCAGGAGCCGCTGGTTATGGTTTAAATGGTGGAGCACATGGCAATGGAGGATGCTCATCCGGATCCTGCCCGACTGGAGGAGATAATGCAGTATCAACTCCTCATGGTTCCTCTTCAGGATATAATACAGCTAATGCCGCAGCTACAGCTGGAGCAGGAGCAGGAGCTTTATCAGGACCTGGATGTCAGGGATCTAGTTGTGATGGCAGTTCTGAAAAATGTACGTCTGGGCAGTGTAAACCTACGTCTCCCAGCGGAAGTTCAACTGGTTCAGATTCACAAAAATGTGCTTCGGGTCAGTGTGGATCGGGCCTAGAAGGTGGTGTATCTCAAGGAGACTACGGTTCAAATGATATTCGTGTTGTAACAGATTCTGCTCATAATTCGAAAGACCAATCCTCAAATATTGACAAAACATCATATAATGCTGCCAATTCCGATTGCTCCAACGGAAACTGCAATACCGCTGGACCATTAAGTTCAAAACCCAACTATTATGGCGCTGGAAACTCCAACCAAGGATCCAGTGCTGCTAACAATCAACAATCATCGAATACAAATGCTGGAGTAACCTCTCACTATCAGAAACCATCCACACACTTGGAAACACCTAAGTTGAGTTCAAAGTGCAGCTCGGGAAACTGTCATGCTGAACCAGCAGGACCATCTGGTTCTTATGACAGTTCACCTTCAAGTTATAATGTACCCATTCATGGAGCATACAACAATGGTGCGCAGAAACCGATTTGTGATGGTGGTAAATGTGATAACCAACCTAAAGGGCCATATTCTTCCCCGAATACCAATACCTTCACAACAGGCTACCAACAACATTCACCTTCGGCAGACAATTACGTAACGAATGGTCCATCTTATAATACTCCAAGCTCCAATTGCGCTGGATCAAACTGTTTTGGATCGCCAGCAAATCAAAATTCGGGTGCGCCTACTTATACCCCAACACCAGCTCCCCTTAATTTTGGACAACAACCTTCGATAAATTTACCGGGACACGCTGGTCACACGAAACCAACTGATATAAGCAAACCATCGCCTGACAAACTTCCAGTATATACAGGAGGTTTTGGTGGCCCTGCTGGAGTATTAAATCCCAATGAGTTTGATGTAGCTGCACCTGTAGCGACCGGACACCCAAGCCACGCTCATGGAACTGGACAACCTTCAGGTAGTTATCCAACTGGTTGCAATTCGCCTAGCTGTTCTGGATACCCCTCTGCTCCTGGATCCCCCTCTGCTCCTGGTTCCCCCGCTGCTCCTGGATCCCCCTCTGCTCCTGGATCCGGTTCTCCATCAGGATCTTATGGTCACAAACCCAGTGGATCAACACCTAATGATAAATTACCAACATATACAGGTGGTTTCGGTGGACCCGCTGGCATGCTTAAACCAAATGACTATGCTCACCCAGGCAGTTCATCACATAACACACACTCGCCAGTGAACAACAATGGCATTACAGGATGCAAAACTGGAAATTGTGGCGCGTATTCACCAAGCGCAAGTGCTACAACTGGGCCATTATCACCAGGATACTCTGGTAGTACGAAACCGAGTACTGGCATAAATTCAAACGAAAAACTTCCCACATATACCGGAGGTTTCGGTGGACCAGATGGAGTTTTTAATCCCAATAAATATGATACACATCAAACCGGTCCCACTAGCCCTGCTCATACTCCCTCAGGAACTTATATCAACCCCACCTCTGGAGGCTGTACAACACCAAATTGTTATTCCCCTCAGGGCAGTTCTGCTTCAGCTAATGCAAATGTGCACCCCATTGGTATCACAAAACCTGGTTCCGGCGCCCACCCCTCAACAGTGCCTTCTTACACTGGTGGTTACCAAAGTCCTCCTGTAGTAAACAAACCTAATGAAATCAGTGCAACCGTATCGGGTCCGAACTATACTCCTACACAGTCGCAATCAACACCGGGAACTTATACCGGTGGATGTAAAACTGGGAACTGTGGTGTTTACCCTGTCAGTGGATCATCATCAGCTGACGCTAATACGCAATCCGGATCGTTTGGTGTTACAAAGCCTGCATACGTGAATCCCGTGAATTCACAATATACCGGAGGTTATAATGACCAGTCGGGTACACTCAAACCTCACCAACATACACCAACAGCAGGCAGTGGTGCTGAGGGCTGCAGGACACCAAATTGCGTCAGTTCACCCACGGCCACAGGTGGAGCTATATCTGGAGTTGATACTCAAGCTGGGTCTAACTCTCACGGAACCACAAAACCTAGCGGTCCCACCTACTCGGGTGGTTTTGGAGGGGCTCCAGGTATATTGAATCCGAATGACTATACTATTCCTGCCGTAGGTGCCACACCTAATAATAAACCAACTGGCGTTTCGAAGCCTGCCGCTTGCACTTCTGGTAGTTGTAGTCCTCAACATCCTCAGGGCTCTGCTGCACACTCTCATAACGATGCTTCCAGTACAGCTCACGCAACAGCTGCAGCTGATGCTAATGCTGTTGCGTACACTGGCGGATTTGGAGGACCACCTGGCGTCCTTGAACCTTATGATGATGGTAAAGGTGGAGCTAAACCTGCCCACGGTGGACAATCTCACGGATCTCACGCAGGCGGCTATAGTTCTCCCAACGCAAACATCAATTCGGCTCACGGAACAGCTCCCGGAGCGAACAGTGGCACATCGGGACCTGCCGGGGTTCCTGGAGCTCATGGCAATGGTGCTCATGCCGGCAGTGCAGCAGGTGCTGCGGCGTTCGCAGGGGCTGTAGCCGGTGCTTCAGCTGGTTCCCACGGATATAACACACATGGATCAAGCTACAATCACGCGGGAAATACAAAAGGAGGAAGTCCTTGTGGAGGAGGATGCGGTGGTTCTACTGGCGGAGCTTATAATGGCGGTTTGAGCGGTGGCGCTCATAACACAGGTTCAGGCTATGATTTCAGTGGCGGTCTCGGTTCTCCCAAGCTTGGTTACTCAGACGGGCTGACAGGCTCGGGCAGTCTATCGGCCGCTACGGCAAAGAGCCTGGCAGGCGCCAACGCCTTCGGTCTGGGAGGCAGCTTCGCCAGCAGCTCCGCCAGCGCGCACGCTTCAGCTGGAGCCTACACTAAAGGAG GTTACGGAAAACGATAA
- the LOC110375154 gene encoding prion-like-(Q/N-rich) domain-bearing protein 96, translated as MYAHIGFVMCLFVGSSVAYYPQREAPYYSGPNDPYSVGFNQNPVQEPSQRLFWGNQGSNQVGGTGLWATLTNKFPILGSMFGRMELPAQYGVPNQYDVSTQYGAPGGFQPQYYQGQQQFYQQVPQQGAQQFPRQFGQRFVPSGRDVGITDDAVIVTPPFVPPVQPAPFPSPVPAPVPAPAPAPVPAPGPSQEEGYTYNRPQYRLELPQR; from the exons ATGTATGCTCACATCGGTTTTGTAATGTGCCTGTTTGTCG GTAGTAGTGTCGCGTACTACCCGCAAAGAGAAGCGCCTTACTACAGCGGACCGAACGATCCATATTCTGTGGGGTTCAACCAGAACCCTGTCCAGGAGCCTTCTCAAAGGCTTTTCTGGGGCAATCAGGGAAGCAACCAGGTTGGCGGAACTGGACTATGGGCGACGTTGACAAACAAGTTCCCCATCTTGGGATCCATGTTTGGCCGAATGGAGTTGCCTGCTCAATACGGAGTGCCCAATCAGTATGATGTGTCGACGCAGTACGGAGCTCCTGGTGGTTTCCAGCCTCAATATTATCAAGGACAGCAGCAGTTCTACCAGCAAGTCCCACAGCAGGGTGCTCAGCAGTTCCCGCGGCAATTTGGCCAACGATTTGTTCCTTCAGGTCGCGACGTAGGAATTACTGACGATGCGGTGATAGTGACTCCTCCATTCGTGCCTCCCGTCCAGCCAGCGCCTTTCCCATCACCAGTACCTGCACCTGTGCCTGCGCCTGCCCCGGCACCCGTGCCCGCGCCTGGTCCCTCTCAGGAGGAAGGATACACATACAACAGACCTCAGTATAGGTTGGAGCTACCCCAAAGATAA